The region CCGCCGGGCAGCCCATGTGCAGGAACACCTCCTGCGTAAAATCGAAAAGTTGTCGGTATGGGTACATGAGAGCGTCTTCTGTTAAGGGCGGCAAATTAAGAAATTATCAGGCCAATGCCTTAGCTTATACTTTGTTCCCTTCTCCTCGAACGACTAAAACTATAATTTATGGCCTCTTCACCAGCTATATTACTTTTTTTCTATACTTTTCGGGCTGATTTTGCAAAACTGGAACAGGCTTTGCCTTTGCCTCAGAAAGTTAGCCCCTTATACTATGAAAAAAGCACTACTACTTTTCACCGCTGCCCTCGCGGCCTTTACTGCCCAGGCGCAGCACAAGCTGCTGTTCGAGGAGAAGACAGCCGAGGCCTACCTGCTGAAGTATGGAACCGGCTCCGGCGCCAGTCAGGCCCAGCTCAACAGCATCATCAATATACTTAAAGAAAACCAGGTGACCACCCGTAGCGGCAGGCCGCCCCGCACGCCAGAGTTCACGCTCCGCTTTGAGCAGCAGGCACAGGTGGCGGATGCCGGCGACAAGCTGCAGCTAAAGGTGCAGGTGGCAAAAGTACAGGTAAGCGGCAGCACCGACTACAAAGGCTTTGATTTGGGCGATGCCTTGCTGCCGGATAAGTATAAGGCCAAGGTACAACTGCTGAATGCCAAGAACGAGGTAGTGCAGGTATACGACCGGACCGTGGCGCTGAAGCCAAACGGCGTGGCGCTGCTGCAGGAGCAGCTGCCTGATACCGCTGCCCACCAGAACTATAAACTGCAGGTGGTAGAGGAGCAGGTGGAGTACACGGCCGTGGATGTGCAGCAACTGCGGGAGCAACTGAACCTGGTGCGGGCGTATTTTGCCGCCGATGCCAACGTGCTGCAGGCCCTGAAGGAGGTGGCGCTTATACTTCCGGATGATATTGACCGCCTGCCCCTGCACGACCGCAAACTGCACGAGCTGGAGAAGCAGTATGAGCTCCTGAAAAAAGAGAACTACACCGAAAAGCTTAACCTGAAACAGCAGGACCCGCAGCGCCTGAAGTATAAAATGGAGCAGCTTGGGCAGGTGCTGGGGGAGCGCCGCAAGGCTGTTAACTATACGTTAGCCACCATCCATGAGCATTTCTACAACCGGGGTGTGAGCCTGCTGAACAATGGCAATGGCTCGGTGGCGCAGACCTACTTTGCCAAGTCGGTGGAGGCCAACCCGAACTTTGCCCCGGCGCACGTGCAGCTTGCCCGCATCGACTTGCACAACGGTTACATCCGAGAGGCTACCAACCGCACCCGCGACGTACTCACCCGCATGCGCGTGGACCCGCAGACAGAGCAAATGGCGCTCACGTTGGCCCATGACATCTATGCCGCTCACATCATCGAAGGAAACCGCCTTACCACTCGGGGTGAGTACCACAATGCACTGGAAGCTTACGCCGAAGCGCGCGACCTGTGCAGCACCATTGGCGGTCTGCGTTGCAGCATGCAGGCCCTGAATGACGGAGAGGCCCGTGCAGCCAGCGGCGTATACAGAAGTATGGTGGATAACGGCAGGCGTCTGCTGGCACGCAACGATTTGCAGGAGGCGGAGCGGGTGGCACAGGAGGCGCTGGTTTTCCAGCGGGAGTATGATTACGTGCTGCACAACGCCACTGAGGCCGGCGACCTGCTGAACCAGGTGAAGTTCCAGTGTTACCTTAGTTTTATAGATGAGGGCAAGCGCTACCTGGCGCAGCAGAACCATCGGGCGGCCCTGGGGCAGTTTGAAGAGGCACTGACGCTGGAACAGCAGTATACGTTCAGGCCGGTGCAGGAACTGCGGTTGCTGTCGCAAAGGGCGGCCAAGCCGGTGCTGCTGGCCATGTTGGGGGAGGGCTATGAGCAGGCCATGCAGAACAGGCTAAGCAATGCCCGCCAGACCGCCGCCGATGCCACCGCTATGCAGGAGCGCTTTGCGCTGGTGCAGGATGCGGAGGTGGCCAGCAAGTATAAACTGCTGCGCGAGCGCATCTTTACCCAGGAATGCATCAACACGCAGGCTACGTACGACAAGCACTTCCAGAACGCGCAGGCGCTGGTGCGGGAGAAGAAGTTCATTGCCGCCGACCAGGCTTATGAGGCGGCAATCGGGGCGGCAGCGGGAATGTCGGAATGTGGTATTGCTTCCTTCACCGCAAAGGATGGGAAGGCAGCCATTGCCGTAGCCGCTAACTACCAGCGCAAGTTGGAGGAGGCCAACCGCCTGATCAGCAGGAACAAGTATAACGAAGCAATTCTGAAGTATGATGAGGCAAGAATATACTACCTGGCGCAGCAGGTAAACAGGTTCGGGCTGGACCACATCTCGCTCTTCAACTTTGGCAAAGATCACCCCAACCAGCCTTTTACAGCGGCTGTGGCAGGTTATTTCGCTAACCAAGGGGAGGAGCAGGTGTCGATACAACTGCTGTCGATGTTGCTGGAGAAAGGCTACCGTAAAGGCAAAACCAAGCAAGTGCAGCAGCAACTGGGCCAGCAACTGGCGCTGAAAGATGTGCAGCAGGGGCAGTTGCTGGATGCTAAAGTACAGTCCGTAAAGTATAGCCAGAACAACCGGGGGCTGAAGCAGCTGAAGAAAGCATATGAGAAGGAGCGGAAGCGGCTGGGGAAAGGGTAAAAGTTCAGTAGCCCAGGGAGTTTATATTTCCGGGGCTATTTTTTGCAATTTGCAGCAAGCTATACTTTTCTAGCGCTAGCATTCGCTTGTACCTTCTCTTAGCCGCTGCTTCCCGCAACTGGAAGCAAGCTATACTTGCTAGCTGCTGCTCATCCACGGCTTTACAACCTGCTCGTTTCATAGTATACTTTGGTGCTCTCCAGCCCGGGTGGGCTCGTGCTTTGGCATCGCGCGGTGTACATTTCCTTTGCTTGACCTGCGGTCTCCGCAATTTCGCTGAAGCGAAACCGGGAATCTACAAGGCGCTCAACCCAAGGACTGGGATCAGTTTTCGATAGCCGCTGCCTTTTCTGTCATCTCGAATGGAATGAGAGATCTCTTTAGAATTCTGTTTAGATCTCTCGCGCTGCTCGAGATGACAAGGAAGTATAACAAGCACGGAATTCCCTTCTCTGAAGTAGTGGGTTAATCCTTTGTAGGGACAGGTCGCGACCTGTCCGCGTGAAGGCTGTAGAAATACTTAGGCATGAGTAACAGCAGGCTCCCCTCCTTGGACAAGGAGGGGTAGG is a window of Pontibacter kalidii DNA encoding:
- a CDS encoding tetratricopeptide repeat protein, which produces MKKALLLFTAALAAFTAQAQHKLLFEEKTAEAYLLKYGTGSGASQAQLNSIINILKENQVTTRSGRPPRTPEFTLRFEQQAQVADAGDKLQLKVQVAKVQVSGSTDYKGFDLGDALLPDKYKAKVQLLNAKNEVVQVYDRTVALKPNGVALLQEQLPDTAAHQNYKLQVVEEQVEYTAVDVQQLREQLNLVRAYFAADANVLQALKEVALILPDDIDRLPLHDRKLHELEKQYELLKKENYTEKLNLKQQDPQRLKYKMEQLGQVLGERRKAVNYTLATIHEHFYNRGVSLLNNGNGSVAQTYFAKSVEANPNFAPAHVQLARIDLHNGYIREATNRTRDVLTRMRVDPQTEQMALTLAHDIYAAHIIEGNRLTTRGEYHNALEAYAEARDLCSTIGGLRCSMQALNDGEARAASGVYRSMVDNGRRLLARNDLQEAERVAQEALVFQREYDYVLHNATEAGDLLNQVKFQCYLSFIDEGKRYLAQQNHRAALGQFEEALTLEQQYTFRPVQELRLLSQRAAKPVLLAMLGEGYEQAMQNRLSNARQTAADATAMQERFALVQDAEVASKYKLLRERIFTQECINTQATYDKHFQNAQALVREKKFIAADQAYEAAIGAAAGMSECGIASFTAKDGKAAIAVAANYQRKLEEANRLISRNKYNEAILKYDEARIYYLAQQVNRFGLDHISLFNFGKDHPNQPFTAAVAGYFANQGEEQVSIQLLSMLLEKGYRKGKTKQVQQQLGQQLALKDVQQGQLLDAKVQSVKYSQNNRGLKQLKKAYEKERKRLGKG